The segment CACACGTAGGCGGGGACGGCGATCTCCAGGCCGCGCACACCGGGGGTCCGGGGCGGGCGGGCCGCCACGGGCGCGGCCGGCCCGGATCCGGCGGAGGGTCTGGAGGGCGGCGGCGGTTCGGCCGAGGCCGTCACCGCCGGGGCGGGCGCGGCGAGCAATCCGGTCAGCAGGACGGCGCAGAGGGCCTTCAGAGCGCGGGCGGGGGCCAGGGCCATGACTGTTCCTCCGACGGCGGCAGGGGCGACCCGAGGAACAGTAGGCGCGCGGTCTGGCCGTGAGCGCCGAACCGCCGTCATCCGTATGAGGGACAGACAACCGAATCGTCACCTCATCCCGTGAATCCGGCCGTCGGCCGCCGGCGGCCACGCGGGCGCCGCACGGCCGGCGGACACCGCGAGACCACGCGGGCATCGCGAGGGCACGCGGGAATCGCGAGGGCACGCGGCACGGCACGCCCGGCGGCGGGACGCCCGGCGGCGGGACGCCGTCAGAGTGCGGGCAGGCCTACCGCGTGCGCCAGTTGGCCGGCGGCGTGCGCGAAGAAGGCCTCGCGCTCTTCGACCACGTTCTCGAACTGGCCGAACAGCTCGAAGGAGACCAGTCCGGCGAGCTGCGCCCAGGCGGCGACGAGGGCGGCCGTGACCTCGGGGGGCAGGCCCTCGGCGAAGTCGGCCGTCATCCGGCCGGCCTCCGCGCGCAGGGCGGCGGGCAGTGGGGGCAGGGCGAGTCCACGGCCCTCGTGGGCGGAGCGGAGGATGGCGACGAGGACGTTGGCGACGCGGGAGGCGGGGACGATCGTGTCCTGGGGGGCGCTGTAGCCGGGGACGGGGGAGCCGTAGATGAGGGCGTACTCGTGCGGGTGCGCGAGCGCCCAGGCGCGGAAAGCCTCACAGACGGCCGTCCAGCGGGCACGGGGCGCGGCGCCGGCGGCGAGGGCTGCCGCTCCGGCCGCCTCGGCAGCGGCGCCCACGCTGTCGTACGCGTCGATGATCAGCGCGGTGAGCAGCTCGTCGCGGCTCGGGAAGTAGCGGTAGAGGGCGGAGGAGACCATGCCCAGCTCGCGGGCGACGGCGCGCAGCGAGAGCTTGGCGGCCCCCTCTTCCGCGAGCCGGCGGCGCG is part of the Streptomyces katrae genome and harbors:
- a CDS encoding TetR/AcrR family transcriptional regulator; its protein translation is MSTVRGARERARIEVTAAIKDEARRRLAEEGAAKLSLRAVARELGMVSSALYRYFPSRDELLTALIIDAYDSVGAAAEAAGAAALAAGAAPRARWTAVCEAFRAWALAHPHEYALIYGSPVPGYSAPQDTIVPASRVANVLVAILRSAHEGRGLALPPLPAALRAEAGRMTADFAEGLPPEVTAALVAAWAQLAGLVSFELFGQFENVVEEREAFFAHAAGQLAHAVGLPAL